A stretch of Tripterygium wilfordii isolate XIE 37 chromosome 11, ASM1340144v1, whole genome shotgun sequence DNA encodes these proteins:
- the LOC120008769 gene encoding uncharacterized protein LOC120008769, translating into MGRASRWVMNLLLGKKEEKGKDTSSSKVNAGTLITIVSRTPIYKRRWSFGRIAGKEKAHKSSKSLDLSTIKTIVLHADADSENQQNNMTLVAASSISVMPTKHESDGITIRVEDAAATKIQAAFRSYLISENDQMIFMQARKALCALRSLVKLQALVRGHLVRKQTAATIRRMHALMSIQVRARFQRVQMAEESQSASRRLSSMHTNTPLSNRFRKSHTQAIGINVHETCGVWNNKHGFLNHSDMRHIDNGLNSYFCGDLSISDRKHQYKEFSFNTAHSSPNNHSKITKSISGRASFSFQRHPMSNDQSFQPNYMANTESSRAKVRSQSEPKQRPNWRMKSKGDGVINAQQDEYTESSSSQSKRFDRENHDLWLVKFYQTTQTLKDIENDVYSRSCPSNYRDNLLAYEGLLPAPSEPAKEFLARMTSTQGN; encoded by the exons ATGGGAAGGGCAAGCAGATGGGTGATGAACTTGTTGCTGGGGAAAAAGGAGGAGAAGGGTAAAGACACATCTTCGTCCAAAGTGAATGCGGGAACTTTGATTACAATCGTATCAAGAACTCCAATTTACAAGAGGAGGTGGAGCTTCGGCAGAATAGCAGGGAAAGAGAAAGCACACAAGAGTTCTAAATCTCTAGACTTGAGCACCATTAAAACAATAGTACTACATGCTGATGCAGACTCGGAGAATCAACAGAATAATATGACCCTGGTAGCAGCATCTTCTATATCTGTTATGCCAACAAAACATGAATCAGATGGAATAACCATAAGAGTTGAGGATGCAGCTGCTACCAAGATCCAAGCCGCCTTTCGTTCTTATTTG ATAAGTGAAAATGATCAGATGATATTTATGCAGGCAAGGAAAGCACTTTGTGCTCTGAGGAGTCTAGTCAAGTTACAAGCACTGGTAAGAGGTCACCTTGTGAGGAAGCAAACAGCTGCGACTATTCGTCGCATGCACGCATTAATGTCAATACAAGTTAGAGCTCGATTTCAAAGAGTCCAGATGGCTGAGGAATCACAATCTGCTTCTAGAAGACTATCTTCAATGCATACAAATACTCCTCTGAGCAACAGATTCAGAAAATCTCATACT CAAGCAATAGGCATAAATGTTCATGAGACCTGCGGAGTTTGGAACAACAAACATGGGTTTCTAAATCATTCAGACATGCGGCACATAGATAATGGGTTAAACAGTTATTTTTGTGGAGATCTTTCAATCTCAGACCGAAAGCATCAATACAAAGAGTTCTCCTTCAACACAGCACACTCCAGCCCTAATAATCATTCTAAAATAACCAAATCAATTTCTGGGAGagcttcttttagttttcaaCGACACCCAATGTCTAATGACCAATCTTTCCAACCAAATTACATGGCAAACACAGAATCTTCAAGGGCTAAAGTCAGGTCACAAAGTGAACCAAAACAGCGACCCAATTGGAGAATGAAATCAAAAGGCGATGGAGTGATTAATGCTCAGCAAGATGAATATACAGAATCCTCTTCTTCACAATCAAAACGCTTTGATCGTGAAAACCATGACCTCTGGCTTGTCAAGTTTTACCAAACAACACAAACTCTCAAGGACATTGAGAATGATGTCTACAGCAGATCTTGTCCCTCAAACTACCGCGACAACCTACTTGCATATGAG GGTCTTCTACCAGCACCCTCTGAACCAGCCAAAGAATTTCTGGCAAGAATGACCAGCACACAAGGCAACTAG